In a genomic window of Chrysemys picta bellii isolate R12L10 chromosome 1, ASM1138683v2, whole genome shotgun sequence:
- the CIMIP4 gene encoding ciliary microtubule inner protein 4: MEQEVPMTSASLTPAAAKHESVLAHDPSVEPGDGNKERILAGARASSKRTSLKSSSRTSWKISKNPTDSRTPMSSPQVKSQASPSAQHLHTRSYSKQSLRAKTPSAWRHLTREEGEEGRDVSGAKEPAVGQHQRGRTGSLLHLAKSTQKEAESVQAYSDGKEPVAGQHRPLGPRMPGSPRKTTKTSHKEVREFRNGLSAKESLASIGQDVKAEGKLFQEKKSSIIPINIKHKFGSSIVDDLVTEEQARRALCEAGLIEGQKRLSNRAPKTPENPMATTSFADYYELGYNLRSNIFQGGPIESKSLMKDSYTPDVIQRAVRDPKHWHGRKTDDLGRWHQKNALNLNLQKALEQKYGEKTKGTKS; encoded by the exons ATGGAACAG GAGGTGCCTATGACCTCAGCCTCCCTTACACCTGCTGCAGCGAAACATGAGTCTGTGCTAGCCCACGACCCATCAG TGGAACCTGGAGATGGCAACAAGGAGCGCATCCTGGCTGGGGCACGGGCCAGCAGCAAGAGAACCTCCTTGAAAAGTTCCAGTAGAACCTCCTGGAAGATCTCCAAGAACCCTACAGATAGCAGAACACCCATGAGTTCTCCTCAAGTCAAATCCCAGGCATCCCCCTCTGCACAGCATCTACACACCAGAAGCTATAGTAAACAGAGTCTCCGGGCCAAAACTCCTTCTGCATGGCGTCATCTCACCAGAGAAGAAGGAGAAGAAGGCCGGGATGTCTCAGGTGCCAAGGAACCAGCAGTGGGGCAACATCAAAGAGGGAGGACAGGAAGTCTCCTACATCTTGCAAAGTCTACCCAGAAGGAGGCAGAAAGTGTCCAAGCCTACTCAGATGGCAAAGAACCAGTAGCAGGGCAACATCGACCGCTGGGGCCCAGGATGCCTGGATCTCCCCGAAAGACCACCAAGACCAGCCACAAGGAAGTGAGGGAATTCCGGAATGGCTTAAGTGCAAAGGAATCCTTAGCATCAATAGGGCAAGACgtgaaagcagaggggaagctcTTTCAGGAGAAGAAAAGCAGCATAATCCCAATTAACATCAAACACAAGTTCGGGAGCAGCATCGTGGATGATCTCGTCACCGAGGAGCAG GCGCGTCGTGCTCTGTGTGAGGCTGGACTGATCGAGGGGCAGAAACGACTCAGCAACCGAGCCCCTAAGACACCAGAGAATCCCATGGCCACCACATCCTTTGCTGATTATTATGAACTGGGTTACAACCTGAGGTCAAACATCTTCCAAG GTGGCCCAATAGAGAGTAAGAGCCTGATGAAGGATTCCTATACCCCAGATGTGATTCAAAGGGCAGTCAGAGACCCCAAGCACTGGCACGGAAGGAAAACCGATGACCTAG GACGATGGCACCAGAAAAATGCCCTAAACCTTAACCTGCAAAAAGCTTTGGAGCAGAAATACGGAGAGAAGACCAAAGGTACCAAATCCTAG